A stretch of Desulfobacter hydrogenophilus DNA encodes these proteins:
- a CDS encoding YkgJ family cysteine cluster protein, with translation MTLDLTRFKCLGCGACCRQSGYVRLDEKEPDIIAHFLNMNVRDFIETFTCLTRDRNGLSIIDAPDGSCIFLDSNGCRINPVKPAQCRDFPVKWRFSGFEQICEWARKNGSSSQ, from the coding sequence ATGACACTGGACCTGACACGGTTTAAATGCCTGGGTTGCGGAGCCTGCTGCAGACAAAGCGGCTACGTCCGCCTGGATGAAAAAGAACCGGATATCATTGCCCATTTCCTGAATATGAATGTCCGGGATTTTATAGAGACCTTCACTTGCCTGACCCGGGACCGCAACGGGCTTTCAATCATTGATGCCCCTGACGGATCCTGTATCTTCCTGGATAGCAATGGGTGCCGCATCAATCCTGTCAAACCTGCCCAGTGCCGGGACTTTCCTGTCAAATGGCGGTTTTCGGGTTTTGAACAAATTTGTGAATGGGCACGAAAAAACGGTTCATCTTCCCAATAG
- a CDS encoding tRNA dihydrouridine synthase, with protein MTQLNFETRVTPTVNTAEDLARYLLRPLAIGNRTISSRMVLAPMAGLGHIAFRQLVTQFSGFGLLFTGMCSAKAVPHENPGKSHIFSWRPEELDHTVCQIFGAEPEIMARAARRIEAEGFFGVDLNFGCSVAAICKKGCGAALLKTPDKAVNIVSAVRKAVSCPLFVKFRTGWQDDPNFPVTMARAFENAGADALTFHPRVAPDRRSRRPRWELIGKVRNAVTIPVFGNGNLFAPEHGIKMIRETGCQGLSIGRMAVAQPWIFAQWTKGFKPEPSIYMDTALDMAGLLSCHYEDHFALKMFKKFAPYFCANFKFSNAILKSLIRAENMNELCKNIRHLLDPPPQTLSLPNINLFI; from the coding sequence ATGACACAATTAAATTTTGAAACAAGAGTAACACCCACCGTCAACACGGCTGAAGACCTGGCCCGATATCTGCTCAGGCCGCTTGCCATAGGCAATAGAACTATTTCCAGCCGAATGGTGCTTGCCCCCATGGCAGGACTGGGGCACATCGCGTTCAGGCAGCTTGTGACCCAATTCTCAGGATTCGGCCTGCTGTTCACGGGAATGTGCTCGGCCAAAGCCGTTCCCCATGAAAACCCCGGAAAATCCCATATATTTTCCTGGCGGCCCGAGGAACTGGACCACACAGTATGCCAGATATTTGGAGCCGAACCTGAAATCATGGCCCGGGCTGCCCGGCGCATTGAAGCCGAAGGATTCTTCGGGGTGGATTTGAATTTCGGGTGTTCCGTTGCCGCCATCTGCAAAAAAGGATGTGGGGCCGCGCTCTTAAAAACACCGGATAAGGCCGTTAACATTGTATCCGCAGTCAGAAAGGCTGTATCATGCCCGCTTTTTGTTAAATTCCGAACCGGATGGCAGGATGATCCTAACTTTCCGGTGACCATGGCTCGGGCCTTTGAAAATGCCGGGGCTGATGCCCTAACCTTTCATCCCCGGGTCGCCCCGGACAGACGAAGCCGAAGACCTAGGTGGGAACTAATCGGCAAAGTCCGCAACGCTGTCACCATTCCCGTGTTTGGCAACGGGAACCTGTTTGCCCCCGAACACGGGATCAAAATGATCCGGGAAACCGGCTGCCAGGGGCTCTCCATCGGTAGAATGGCCGTGGCCCAGCCATGGATTTTTGCCCAGTGGACAAAGGGATTTAAACCGGAACCATCAATTTATATGGACACCGCTTTGGACATGGCAGGGCTGTTGAGCTGCCATTATGAAGACCATTTTGCCCTGAAGATGTTTAAAAAATTTGCCCCGTATTTCTGCGCCAATTTCAAATTCTCCAACGCTATTTTAAAATCCCTGATACGCGCTGAAAATATGAACGAACTTTGCAAGAACATACGACATCTTCTGGACCCGCCGCCCCAGACATTGAGCCTGCCCAATATCAATCTGTTCATTTGA